The Rickettsiella grylli genome includes a window with the following:
- a CDS encoding MFS transporter produces the protein MVITPSKRMNDRSFCTLEPWLVCLSAALFFFYEFIQLGMFNSISQELMRDFSINASQLGFLSATYFYADVIFLLFAGVLVDRFSIRRIILTAMVMVVLSTILFAFSASFKVAALSHFIAGIGNAFCFLSCIKLATRWFSSQRLALIIGIIITIAMSGGIVAQTPFALVVHALGWRNAVLINAGLGLLITLLIYLFVRDYPMTYPSQKIIESAIKPIPVMESMRLSLQNKQNILAGLYTCLLNLPIILLGALWGTLYLTQVHHLEKTQASLVSTMIFLGTIIGSPFVGWFSDFIARRRLLMIIGALFSLLILTAILLISTLHFYTLLVLFLLLGFFTSTQIISYPLIAESNPRHLTGLATSLASILIMGGGAVFQPLFGWLIDLNWNQTILHGVPYYSRSNFLYGMSIIPLGFSVSLIVAFCLRETYCQPFIHEKNLC, from the coding sequence ATGGTGATAACCCCGTCTAAGCGAATGAATGATCGCAGTTTTTGTACGCTCGAACCTTGGCTGGTTTGTTTGTCCGCCGCACTCTTTTTCTTTTATGAATTCATTCAGCTGGGTATGTTTAACTCGATTAGTCAGGAGTTAATGCGTGATTTTTCAATCAATGCGAGCCAATTGGGGTTTTTGTCTGCCACTTATTTTTATGCAGATGTTATTTTTTTATTGTTTGCGGGCGTTCTTGTCGATCGATTTTCAATTCGTAGAATTATACTCACCGCCATGGTGATGGTCGTTTTATCGACGATTCTGTTTGCTTTTAGTGCTTCTTTTAAAGTCGCAGCATTGAGCCATTTTATAGCAGGGATAGGTAATGCTTTTTGCTTTTTAAGTTGTATTAAATTAGCAACACGTTGGTTTTCTTCGCAAAGATTAGCACTGATCATTGGTATTATTATAACGATTGCAATGTCCGGAGGAATAGTGGCGCAAACGCCTTTTGCATTAGTCGTGCATGCATTAGGCTGGCGAAATGCAGTTCTGATCAACGCAGGATTAGGTCTTTTAATTACGTTATTAATTTATCTTTTTGTTCGTGATTATCCCATGACGTATCCATCTCAAAAAATAATAGAAAGTGCTATTAAGCCTATTCCGGTGATGGAAAGTATGCGTTTATCGTTGCAAAATAAACAGAATATTTTAGCTGGATTGTATACGTGTCTTTTAAATTTACCCATTATTTTACTGGGCGCGTTGTGGGGAACGTTGTATTTAACGCAAGTGCATCATTTGGAAAAAACGCAAGCCTCTTTAGTTTCAACCATGATTTTTTTAGGAACTATTATTGGCTCACCTTTCGTCGGTTGGTTTTCTGATTTTATTGCGAGGCGACGATTGCTGATGATTATAGGCGCGTTATTTTCCTTGCTTATTTTAACCGCTATTTTATTGATATCCACGTTGCATTTTTATACGTTACTTGTTTTGTTTTTACTGTTAGGGTTTTTTACGAGTACACAAATTATTAGTTATCCCTTAATTGCAGAAAGTAATCCGAGACATTTAACGGGTCTTGCGACCAGCCTGGCTTCGATTCTGATTATGGGAGGTGGGGCCGTTTTTCAACCCTTATTTGGGTGGTTGATTGATTTAAATTGGAATCAAACTATTTTACACGGAGTTCCGTATTATTCGCGTAGTAATTTTTTATATGGAATGTCTATAATCCCTCTCGGTTTTAGTGTGAGTTTGATCGTAGCGTTTTGTTTGCGTGAAACCTATTGCCAACCATTTATCCATGAGAAAAATTTATGCTGA
- a CDS encoding MFS transporter, with amino-acid sequence MLTSAYSRRALEQDKKLAWIVCFSAALFFFYEFIQMNMFNAISADLMRAFSLNATGLGKLSAYYFYANLLFLPVAGALLDRFSTRKIILFSLFLCIIGIAAFAMTHSFFLAALFRFMSGIGSAFCFLSSIRLASRWFPAKNMALVSGLIVTMAMLGGMVAQTPLTLLVEFVGWRYALLFDASLGVVIFLIILSVVRDYPENLKQEQKKMHQELSRMGLLKSWRLAYFNPQNSLCGLYVALLNLPMVLLGSIWGGLFLQQANHFSATEASFAPSLLFVGTIIGGPVVGWVSDRFQKRIPLMMLGVIISFVLMITIIDVPMASITNIALLFFALGFFTSTQVLSYPLVAASNPKSITATSVSVVSFMAISGYAVFQPLFGWLMDANFQGMLFNQIRVYSPSDYHRALLIIPIGFSLAFMATFLMQEPTS; translated from the coding sequence ATGCTGACTTCGGCCTATAGCAGGCGTGCGTTAGAACAGGATAAAAAATTAGCATGGATCGTTTGTTTTTCAGCGGCTTTATTTTTTTTCTATGAATTTATTCAAATGAATATGTTTAATGCGATCAGTGCTGATTTGATGCGCGCTTTTTCGCTGAATGCAACAGGATTAGGCAAACTTTCTGCTTATTATTTTTATGCTAATTTATTATTTTTACCCGTTGCGGGTGCTTTGTTAGATCGATTTTCAACCCGTAAAATTATTCTTTTTTCTTTATTTCTTTGTATCATTGGTATCGCTGCTTTTGCAATGACCCATTCATTTTTTTTAGCCGCTCTATTTCGTTTTATGAGCGGCATTGGTAGCGCGTTCTGTTTTTTAAGCAGCATTCGATTGGCCTCGCGTTGGTTTCCAGCAAAAAATATGGCGTTGGTCAGTGGCTTAATTGTCACGATGGCTATGTTGGGAGGTATGGTTGCTCAAACACCTTTAACGTTATTAGTTGAATTCGTAGGGTGGCGCTATGCGTTACTTTTTGATGCCAGTTTAGGGGTTGTTATTTTCTTAATAATTTTGAGCGTCGTTCGAGATTATCCAGAAAATTTAAAACAAGAACAAAAAAAAATGCATCAAGAACTTTCTCGTATGGGTCTTTTAAAAAGTTGGCGATTGGCTTATTTCAATCCACAAAATAGCTTATGTGGTCTTTATGTGGCGTTGTTAAATTTACCGATGGTTCTTTTAGGTTCTATTTGGGGAGGGTTGTTTTTACAGCAAGCGAACCATTTTTCTGCAACAGAAGCATCATTTGCACCCAGTTTACTTTTCGTAGGAACCATTATAGGTGGACCTGTTGTGGGTTGGGTTTCTGACAGGTTTCAGAAACGTATCCCACTGATGATGTTAGGCGTCATTATTTCTTTCGTCTTAATGATTACAATTATCGATGTGCCAATGGCGTCTATAACAAACATTGCGCTATTATTTTTTGCATTAGGTTTTTTTACGAGTACTCAAGTTTTGAGTTATCCTTTAGTTGCAGCGAGTAATCCGAAAAGTATAACCGCCACTTCTGTGAGCGTTGTGTCTTTTATGGCCATCAGCGGTTATGCCGTGTTCCAACCTTTATTTGGTTGGTTAATGGATGCTAACTTTCAAGGAATGCTATTCAATCAAATCAGAGTGTATTCTCCGAGTGATTATCATCGTGCCTTGCTCATCATCCCTATTGGATTTTCTCTTGCGTTTATGGCGACATTTTTAATGCAAGAACCCACGTCGTAA
- the rpiA gene encoding ribose-5-phosphate isomerase RpiA, translating into MEIQNLERLKKKLAETTLAYISPGSILGLGSGSTINHLITALAAIRHKIEGVVPASLETEKRLKELHIPVLDLNSAGELMLYIDSADEVNPHLQLIKGGGGALTREKIIASASQNFMCIIDESKYVGMLGQKGLPLEVIPMARSYVAREIVKLGGFPFLRDKFITDNGNIILDTQHWDFTDPIKLERLLNNIPGVVSNGLFAQRPANKLLIANKNGIKIIES; encoded by the coding sequence ATGGAAATACAAAATCTTGAACGTTTAAAAAAAAAACTAGCAGAAACTACATTAGCGTACATTAGCCCCGGATCCATTTTAGGTCTAGGCAGTGGTAGCACCATCAATCATCTGATTACCGCATTAGCCGCTATTCGACATAAAATCGAAGGCGTCGTTCCAGCTTCCTTAGAAACTGAAAAACGATTAAAAGAACTTCATATTCCTGTTTTAGATCTAAATAGTGCCGGAGAATTAATGCTGTATATTGATAGTGCTGATGAAGTCAATCCTCATTTGCAACTTATTAAAGGAGGAGGAGGGGCATTAACGCGAGAAAAAATTATTGCTTCCGCAAGCCAGAATTTTATGTGTATTATTGATGAAAGTAAGTATGTCGGAATGCTTGGTCAAAAAGGTTTACCGCTTGAAGTGATTCCAATGGCGCGTAGTTACGTTGCGAGAGAGATAGTAAAATTGGGAGGATTTCCTTTTCTTAGAGATAAATTTATTACTGACAATGGAAATATTATATTGGATACTCAGCATTGGGATTTTACTGACCCTATTAAACTTGAACGTTTACTCAATAATATTCCAGGCGTAGTCAGTAATGGATTATTCGCCCAGCGTCCTGCAAATAAACTACTTATAGCCAATAAAAACGGCATCAAAATCATTGAAAGTTAA
- the ahcY gene encoding adenosylhomocysteinase, with protein MIEEKLKINITDYKVADLSLADWGRREITIAEKEMPGLMALRKKYGSEKPLKGARIAGCLHMTIQTAVLIETLLDLGAEVRWSSCNIFSTQDHAAAAMAAKNVPVFAWKGETEEEFWWCIEQTLAGPDDWTPNLLLDDGGDLTLLLHEKHPTRLQAIKGVSEETTTGVHRLYQMQKEKTLRIPAINVNDSVTKSKFDNLYGCRESLIDALKRATDVMIAGKIAIVCGYGDVGKGCAQSLRAYGATVWITEIDPICALQAVMEGYRVVTMDEVVALGDIFVTATGNKDVITLNHMQQMKDLAIVCNIGHFDSEIDVAGLRQFNWLNIKPQVDQINFPDQKRLLLLAEGRLVNLGCATGHSSFVMSNSFTNQVLAQIELWQYNERYQKGQVYRLPKILDEQVARLHLEKVGAKLTQLTPDQAQYIGVKRQGPYKSDYYRY; from the coding sequence ATGATTGAAGAAAAGTTAAAAATTAACATCACTGACTATAAAGTTGCAGATTTAAGTTTAGCGGATTGGGGGCGACGAGAAATAACGATTGCCGAGAAAGAAATGCCTGGTTTAATGGCTTTGCGGAAAAAATATGGTTCTGAAAAACCCCTGAAAGGGGCCCGGATTGCGGGCTGTTTACATATGACGATACAGACGGCTGTTTTAATTGAAACCTTACTTGATTTAGGTGCTGAAGTACGTTGGTCATCCTGCAATATTTTTTCCACGCAAGACCATGCTGCTGCGGCTATGGCCGCTAAGAACGTACCCGTTTTTGCTTGGAAAGGAGAAACAGAAGAAGAATTTTGGTGGTGTATTGAACAAACATTAGCGGGACCGGATGATTGGACGCCCAATTTATTATTAGATGATGGTGGCGATCTAACTTTATTACTTCATGAAAAGCATCCTACACGACTACAGGCGATTAAAGGAGTATCAGAAGAAACAACGACCGGTGTGCATAGACTCTATCAAATGCAAAAAGAAAAAACACTCCGTATTCCCGCTATTAATGTGAACGATTCGGTGACAAAATCTAAATTTGACAATCTTTATGGTTGTAGAGAGTCATTGATTGATGCCTTAAAGCGAGCCACTGACGTGATGATTGCAGGGAAAATTGCTATTGTGTGTGGCTATGGGGATGTTGGAAAAGGATGTGCACAAAGTCTTCGAGCGTATGGGGCAACGGTTTGGATTACTGAAATTGATCCTATTTGTGCATTACAAGCAGTCATGGAAGGTTATCGCGTCGTTACGATGGATGAAGTCGTTGCATTAGGCGATATATTCGTTACGGCAACGGGGAATAAAGACGTCATTACTTTAAATCATATGCAACAAATGAAAGATTTGGCTATCGTTTGCAATATTGGTCACTTTGATTCAGAGATAGATGTGGCTGGGCTACGCCAATTTAATTGGTTAAATATCAAGCCACAGGTGGATCAGATCAATTTTCCCGACCAAAAACGTTTATTATTACTAGCAGAAGGTCGTTTAGTTAATTTAGGTTGTGCAACAGGCCATTCCAGTTTTGTCATGTCTAATTCTTTTACTAATCAAGTTTTAGCACAAATTGAATTATGGCAATATAATGAACGGTACCAAAAAGGACAAGTTTATAGGTTACCGAAGATACTTGATGAACAAGTGGCGCGTTTACATTTAGAAAAAGTAGGTGCTAAATTAACCCAATTAACCCCTGATCAGGCGCAATACATTGGCGTAAAACGCCAAGGGCCTTATAAATCGGATTATTACCGTTATTAA
- the metK gene encoding methionine adenosyltransferase codes for MDNYTTFTSESVSEGHPDKVADQISDAVLDAILRQDMNARVACEAIVKTGMVLVAGEITTTAWVDVEQIVRETVKEIGYNSSSMGFDWESCAVMTAIGKQSPDIAQGVDKLDKLDQGAGDQGLMFGYASNETEVFMPAAITYAHRLMERQAKLRKNNSLNWLRPDAKSQVTLRYQNGKPTEVEAIVLSTQHDPDIAYDDLKEAVMEEIIKPIFPPAWLTQTTKYYINPTGRFVIGGPLSDTGLTGRKIIVDTYGGMARHGGGCFSGKDPSKVDRSAAYAARYVAKNIVAAGLADRCEIQISYAIGVAEPTAININTFGTAKLSDRRIIELIQQHFDLRPFGLIEMLNLLKPIYKRTAAYGHFGRENEDFPWEKIDKKEILRADLLAHESKLTEF; via the coding sequence ATGGATAATTATACTACCTTTACTTCAGAATCAGTGTCAGAAGGTCATCCGGATAAGGTGGCTGATCAAATTTCTGATGCGGTCTTAGATGCAATTTTACGTCAGGATATGAACGCTAGAGTGGCCTGTGAAGCGATCGTTAAAACAGGCATGGTTTTGGTGGCTGGAGAGATTACGACAACCGCTTGGGTTGACGTAGAACAAATTGTTCGAGAAACCGTTAAAGAAATTGGGTACAACAGTTCGTCGATGGGGTTTGACTGGGAATCTTGTGCAGTGATGACGGCTATTGGTAAACAATCTCCCGATATTGCCCAGGGAGTTGATAAACTGGATAAACTTGATCAAGGTGCGGGTGACCAGGGTTTAATGTTTGGTTATGCCAGTAATGAAACCGAAGTATTTATGCCCGCAGCGATTACTTATGCGCATCGATTAATGGAACGTCAAGCAAAACTACGTAAAAATAATAGTTTAAATTGGTTGCGTCCTGATGCAAAGAGCCAGGTTACTTTACGTTATCAAAATGGAAAGCCTACTGAGGTTGAAGCCATTGTTCTTTCGACTCAACATGATCCTGATATTGCCTATGATGACCTAAAAGAAGCGGTTATGGAGGAAATTATTAAGCCGATTTTCCCCCCCGCCTGGTTAACACAAACCACAAAATATTATATTAACCCCACCGGTCGTTTTGTTATTGGAGGGCCTTTAAGCGATACCGGTTTAACCGGGCGTAAAATTATTGTCGATACGTATGGGGGTATGGCCCGTCACGGCGGAGGTTGTTTTTCCGGAAAAGATCCGAGCAAAGTTGATCGCTCAGCGGCTTATGCGGCCCGTTATGTGGCAAAAAATATTGTTGCGGCAGGATTAGCGGATCGATGTGAGATTCAAATTTCGTATGCGATTGGTGTTGCCGAACCGACTGCTATCAACATCAATACATTTGGTACCGCTAAATTATCTGATCGACGAATTATTGAGCTTATTCAACAACATTTTGATTTAAGACCTTTTGGTTTAATTGAAATGTTGAATTTATTAAAACCCATTTATAAACGTACTGCAGCGTATGGGCATTTTGGTCGCGAAAACGAAGATTTTCCTTGGGAAAAAATCGATAAGAAAGAAATATTACGCGCGGATTTATTAGCGCATGAAAGTAAATTAACGGAGTTTTAG